One Elephas maximus indicus isolate mEleMax1 chromosome X, mEleMax1 primary haplotype, whole genome shotgun sequence DNA segment encodes these proteins:
- the LOC126069569 gene encoding olfactory receptor 10A7-like, giving the protein MVVTEFIMLGFGDLKKLGPFLFLVLGIVYLATISGNLLLVVLVSTQQGLQTPMYFFLANLSCLEVCYTSNIAPRMLMDLLRENKVISMVGCIIQLYFFGALGSTECYLLAVMSYDRYLAVCRPLHYPTLMHGMMCVGLVIGSWVSGFTVAAAFQAAMVSSLTFCGDNEIDHFFCDLEPLQKLSCSDPHLVSLVCMSLTVLVTLAPFGLTLASYWRILSTVLHIPSMTGRQKAFSTCSSHLVVVTLFYGTLILVYAVPLAGQVPALNKTFSLLYTVVTPMCNPLIYSLKNKNVKEALRKLRS; this is encoded by the coding sequence ATGGTGGTGACTGAGTTTATCATGCTGGGGTTTGGAGACCTCAAGAAACTGGGTCCTTTCCTCTTCCTGGTGCTTGGCATTGTATACCTAGCCACCATATCTGGGAATCTCCTCCTCGTGGTCCTGGTGAGCACTCAGCAGGGACTCCAGACACCGATGTACTTCTTTCTGGCAAACCTCTCATGCCTGGAGGTCTGTTATACATCAAACATTGCGCCTAGAATGCTGATGGACTTGCTGAGAGAGAACAAAGTGATTTCCATGGTAGGTTGTATTATTCAACTCTACTTCTTTGGGGCCCTGGGCAGCACTGAATGTTATCTTCTGGCAGTGATGTCATATGACCGGTATCTGGCTGTCTGCCGACCCTTACACTACCCAACACTAATGCATGGGATGATGTGTGTGGGGCTAGTAATTGGCTCATGGGTCAGTGGCTTCACAGTGGCAGCTGCATTCCAGGCTGCTATGGTGTCCAGCTTGACCTTCTGTGGTGACAATGAGATtgaccacttcttctgtgacttGGAACCTCTGCAGAAGCTCTCCTGCTCAGATCCCCATCTAGTCAGCCTGGTCTGCATGAGTCTAACAGTACTGGTAACCCTGGCCCCCTTTGGACTAACCCTAGCATCCTACTGGAGGATTCTTTCCACGGTGTTGCATATACCTTCCATGACTGGTAGGCAGAAGGCATTCTCCACCTGCTCCTCTCACCTAGTGGTTGTGACCTTGTTTTATGGAACCTTGATCCTGGTCTATGCTGTGCCCTTGGCTGGCCAGGTGCCAGCTCTCAACAAAACCTTCTCCTTGCTATATACAGTTGTCACTCCCATGTGTAACCCTCTTATATACAGCCTCAAAAACAAGAATGTCAAGGAGGCCCTGAGAAAGCTAAGAAGTTGA